One Trichomycterus rosablanca isolate fTriRos1 chromosome 10, fTriRos1.hap1, whole genome shotgun sequence DNA window includes the following coding sequences:
- the mapk8b gene encoding mitogen-activated protein kinase 8 isoform X2, with translation MNRNKREKEYYSIDVGDSTFTVLKRYQNLRPIGSGAQGIVCSAYDHILERNVAIKKLSRPFQNQTHAKRAYRELVLMKCVNHKNIIGLLNVFTLQKTLEEFQDVYLVMELMDANLCQVIQMELDHERLSYLLYQMLCGIKHLHAAGIIHRDLKPSNIVVKSDCTLKILDFGLARTAATGLLMTPYVVTRYYRAPEVILGMGYQANVDVWSVGCIMAEMVRGSVLFPGTDHIDQWNKVIEQLGTPSQEFMMKLNQSVRTYVENRPRYTGYSFEKLFPDVLFPADSEHNKLKASQARDLLSKMLVIDASKRISVDEALQHPYINVWFDPSEVEAPPPLITDKQLDEREHTVDEWKELIHKEVLDWEERSKNGVIRGQLASLGAAVTGEPQHDLSSFTSPMSAVAAPSTETESDPEASSPTPIPTHPTHPHPSARPPGHRS, from the exons ATGAACCGGAACAAGCGTGAGAAGGAGTACTACAGCATAGACGTGGGAGATTCGACGTTCACCGTCCTGAAGCGCTACCAGAACCTGAGACCCATCGGCTCCGGGGCGCAAGGCATCGTGTG CTCGGCGTACGACCACATCCTGGAGAGGAACGTGGCGATTAAGAAGCTCAGTCGACCCTTTCAGAACCAGACCCATGCCAAGCGGGCCTACAGAGAGCTGGTTCTCATGAAGTGTGTCAACCACAAGAAC ATCATTGGACTCCTGAATGTATTCACGCTACAGAAGACGCTGGAAGAGTTTCAAGACGT TTACCTGGTGATGGAGCTGATGGATGCCAACCTGTGCCAGGTCATTCAGATGGAGCTGGACCACGAGCGACTCTCCTACCTGCTGTACCAGATGCTCTGTGGAATCAAACATCTACACGCTGCAGGCATCATACACAGG GACCTGAAGCCGAGCAACATCGTGGTGAAGTCCGACTGCACCCTGAAGATCCTGGACTTCGGCTTGGCTCGCACGGCCGCCACGGGCCTGCTGATGACCCCCTACGTGGTCACGCGCTACTACCGCGCACCCGAGGTCATCCTGGGCATGGGTTACCAAGCCAACG TTGATGTCTGGTCTGTTGGTTGCATCATGGCCGAAATGGTCAGAGGCAGTGTGCTGTTCCCAGGCACTGATC ACATCGACCAGTGGAACAAGGTGATCGAGCAGCTGGGAACGCCGTCCCAGGAGTTCATGATGAAGCTGAACCAGTCGGTCAGGACGTACGTGGAGAACAGACCCCGATACACAGGCTACAGTTTCGAGAAGCTCTTCCCGGACGTCCTCTTCCCTGCTGACTCTGAGCACAACAAACTCAAGG CGAGCCAGGCTCGAGACCTTCTGTCCAAAATGCTGGTGATAGACGCATCCAAGCGGATCTCGGTGGACGAGGCGCTCCAGCACCCCTACATCAACGTGTGGTTCGACCCGAGCGAAGTCGAAGCG CCACCACCGCTGATCACTGACAAGCAGCTGGACGAGAGGGAACACACCGTGGACGAGTGGAAAG AACTGATACACAAGGAGGTGCTGGACTGGGAGGAGCGCTCGAAGAACGGTGTGATCCGGGGTCAGCTAGCCTCACTAG gtgcagcagtgaccGGCGAGCCCCAGCACGACCTTTCGTCCTTCACCTCCCCCATGTCCGCGGTCGCAGCGCCGTCCACGGAGACGGAGAGCGACCCGGAGGCTTCGTCGCCCACCCCAATCCCCACCCACCCTACCCACCCCCACCCCTCCGCGCGGCCGCCGGGCCATCGCAGTTGA
- the mapk8b gene encoding mitogen-activated protein kinase 8 isoform X1 produces the protein MNRNKREKEYYSIDVGDSTFTVLKRYQNLRPIGSGAQGIVCSAYDHILERNVAIKKLSRPFQNQTHAKRAYRELVLMKCVNHKNIIGLLNVFTLQKTLEEFQDVYLVMELMDANLCQVIQMELDHERLSYLLYQMLCGIKHLHAAGIIHRDLKPSNIVVKSDCTLKILDFGLARTAATGLLMTPYVVTRYYRAPEVILGMGYQANVDVWSVGCIMAEMVRGSVLFPGTDHIDQWNKVIEQLGTPSQEFMMKLNQSVRTYVENRPRYTGYSFEKLFPDVLFPADSEHNKLKASQARDLLSKMLVIDASKRISVDEALQHPYINVWFDPSEVEAPPPLITDKQLDEREHTVDEWKELIHKEVLDWEERSKNGVIRGQLASLAQVQQ, from the exons ATGAACCGGAACAAGCGTGAGAAGGAGTACTACAGCATAGACGTGGGAGATTCGACGTTCACCGTCCTGAAGCGCTACCAGAACCTGAGACCCATCGGCTCCGGGGCGCAAGGCATCGTGTG CTCGGCGTACGACCACATCCTGGAGAGGAACGTGGCGATTAAGAAGCTCAGTCGACCCTTTCAGAACCAGACCCATGCCAAGCGGGCCTACAGAGAGCTGGTTCTCATGAAGTGTGTCAACCACAAGAAC ATCATTGGACTCCTGAATGTATTCACGCTACAGAAGACGCTGGAAGAGTTTCAAGACGT TTACCTGGTGATGGAGCTGATGGATGCCAACCTGTGCCAGGTCATTCAGATGGAGCTGGACCACGAGCGACTCTCCTACCTGCTGTACCAGATGCTCTGTGGAATCAAACATCTACACGCTGCAGGCATCATACACAGG GACCTGAAGCCGAGCAACATCGTGGTGAAGTCCGACTGCACCCTGAAGATCCTGGACTTCGGCTTGGCTCGCACGGCCGCCACGGGCCTGCTGATGACCCCCTACGTGGTCACGCGCTACTACCGCGCACCCGAGGTCATCCTGGGCATGGGTTACCAAGCCAACG TTGATGTCTGGTCTGTTGGTTGCATCATGGCCGAAATGGTCAGAGGCAGTGTGCTGTTCCCAGGCACTGATC ACATCGACCAGTGGAACAAGGTGATCGAGCAGCTGGGAACGCCGTCCCAGGAGTTCATGATGAAGCTGAACCAGTCGGTCAGGACGTACGTGGAGAACAGACCCCGATACACAGGCTACAGTTTCGAGAAGCTCTTCCCGGACGTCCTCTTCCCTGCTGACTCTGAGCACAACAAACTCAAGG CGAGCCAGGCTCGAGACCTTCTGTCCAAAATGCTGGTGATAGACGCATCCAAGCGGATCTCGGTGGACGAGGCGCTCCAGCACCCCTACATCAACGTGTGGTTCGACCCGAGCGAAGTCGAAGCG CCACCACCGCTGATCACTGACAAGCAGCTGGACGAGAGGGAACACACCGTGGACGAGTGGAAAG AACTGATACACAAGGAGGTGCTGGACTGGGAGGAGCGCTCGAAGAACGGTGTGATCCGGGGTCAGCTAGCCTCACTAG ctcaggtgcagcagtga